The following coding sequences are from one Homalodisca vitripennis isolate AUS2020 chromosome 7, UT_GWSS_2.1, whole genome shotgun sequence window:
- the LOC124365822 gene encoding probable chitinase 10 isoform X2, producing the protein MYKYVLLLFLVAFLLKPAALEDSSSSSSSSSEEDSEENHGISGKVHFKNCANQKCSGKQEKSVVCYFTNWAWYRSGIAKFRPENITASLCTHIIYAFASLDETTLTIVPSDSWADIDNKFFELVTALKEYGLTVLIGIGGWNNSAGNRWSRLLSNSTARTAFVASVITFMKKYNFDGLDMDYEYPGCPQGNRTAGLPTDSENFNCLMSELKTAFEEKYLLTAATAGGKKLIDECYNMKELCQIVDWVNVMAYDYHSSADGETGANAPTCGTNSSWGAVETIKYYINELECPADKIVLGIPFYGQTFTMVDTSPAQFGVPVSGPGTAGTYTSNAGTLAYYEICLLIKSGYNYGYSPINDSYAWSGNQFISYDSPTDIIRKSCLINKWFNLKGAMFWTLDYDDFSDACGCGSYPLLTTLNQELRCLNSSRIQCY; encoded by the exons ATGTATAAGTACGTTTTACTTTTGTTTCTTGTTGCGTTCCTCCTAAAACCAGCTGCTCTTGAAGACTCCAGTTCATCTTCAAGTTCAAGCAGTGAGGAAGACAGTGAAGAGAATCATGGAATATCgggaaaagtacattttaaaaattgtgcaaACCAAAAATGCA GTGGTAAACAAGAAAAATCAGTAGTGTGCTATTTCACAAACTGGGCTTGGTATCGAAGTGGTATAGCGAAGTTTAGACCAGAAAATATAACTGCCTCCCTATGTACTCACATCATATACGCTTTTGCTTCCCTGGATGAGACAACTCTGACCATAGTTCCATCTGACTCTTGGGCAGATATTGACAATA AATTCTTTGAATTGGTAACTGCACTCAAAGAGTATGGACTGACAGTACTGATCGGTATTGGAGGATGGAACAACTCGGCAGGCAACAGGTGGAGTAGACTTCTCAGTAACTCCACAGCACGAACAGCTTTTGTTGCATCTGTCATCACTTTCATGAAGAAGTACAACTTTGATGGTCTGGACATGGATTATGAGTATCCTGGTTGCCCTCAG GGCAATAGAACAGCGGGTCTCCCGACTGACTCAGAAAACTTCAACTGCCTTATGTCTGAATTGAAAACTGCCTTTGAAGAGAAATATTTGCTCACAGCTGCTACTGCTGGTGGCAAAAAACTTATCGATGAGT GTTATAACATGAAAGAACTATGTCAGATTGTTGACTGGGTGAACGTGATGGCATATGATTACCACAGTTCCGCAGATGGGGAGACAGGAGCCAACGCTCCTACTTGTGGTACCAATTCTTCTTGGGGTGCG GTCGAAACTATCAAGTATTACATCAATGAGCTGGAATGCCCTGCTGACAAGATTGTGTTGGGGATACCGTTCTATGGTCAGACCTTCACAATGGTTGACACTTCCCCAGCACAGTTTGGCGTACCGGTTTCTGGCCCTGGCACAGCAGGCACTTACACCAGCAATGCAGGCACTCTCGCATACTATGAG ATTTGCCTGCTGATAAAAAGCGGTTACAACTATGGCTACAGTCCAATAAATGACAGTTATGCATGGAGTGGCAATCAGTTCATCAGTTATGATAGCCCAACGGACATAATCAGAAAG TCTTGCCTTATAAATAAGTGGTTTAATCTAAAAGGAGCTATGTTTTGGACTTTGGACTACGATGACTTCAGTGATGCTTGTGGATGTGGAAGCTACCCCTTGTTGACTACTCTGAACCAAGAGCTGAGATGTCTAAATTCCTCAAGAATCCAATGTTACTGA
- the LOC124365822 gene encoding probable chitinase 10 isoform X1, which produces MLKSVLLLLLVAYLVKPADLGDSDWSSHSNSKEDYNSDEDLNSEEDSSSDEDDDDSSSNSEEDCSSDEDGDEDSSSNSEEDSDSSSTSSSKENHGGKQEKSVVCYFTNWAWYRSGIAKFRPENITASLCTHIIYAFASLDETTLTIVPSDSWADIDNKFFELVTALKEYGLTVLIGIGGWNNSAGNRWSRLLSNSTARTAFVASVITFMKKYNFDGLDMDYEYPGCPQGNRTAGLPTDSENFNCLMSELKTAFEEKYLLTAATAGGKKLIDECYNMKELCQIVDWVNVMAYDYHSSADGETGANAPTCGTNSSWGAVETIKYYINELECPADKIVLGIPFYGQTFTMVDTSPAQFGVPVSGPGTAGTYTSNAGTLAYYEICLLIKSGYNYGYSPINDSYAWSGNQFISYDSPTDIIRKSCLINKWFNLKGAMFWTLDYDDFSDACGCGSYPLLTTLNQELRCLNSSRIQCY; this is translated from the exons ATGTTGAAATCCGTTTTGCTTTTGTTACTTGTTGCTTACCTTGTAAAGCCAGCAGATCTTGGTGATTCTGACTGGTCTTCACATTCAAATAGTAAAGAAGATTACAATTCAGATGAAGATTTAAACAGTGAAGAAGACTCCAGTTCAGATGAAGATGATGATGATTCAAGCTCAAACAGTGAAGAAGACTGCAGTTCAGATGAAGATGGAGATGAAGATTCAAGCTCAAATAGTGAAGAAGACTCCGATTCATCTTCTACTTCAAGCAGTAAAGAAAACCATG GTGGTAAACAAGAAAAATCAGTAGTGTGCTATTTCACAAACTGGGCTTGGTATCGAAGTGGTATAGCGAAGTTTAGACCAGAAAATATAACTGCCTCCCTATGTACTCACATCATATACGCTTTTGCTTCCCTGGATGAGACAACTCTGACCATAGTTCCATCTGACTCTTGGGCAGATATTGACAATA AATTCTTTGAATTGGTAACTGCACTCAAAGAGTATGGACTGACAGTACTGATCGGTATTGGAGGATGGAACAACTCGGCAGGCAACAGGTGGAGTAGACTTCTCAGTAACTCCACAGCACGAACAGCTTTTGTTGCATCTGTCATCACTTTCATGAAGAAGTACAACTTTGATGGTCTGGACATGGATTATGAGTATCCTGGTTGCCCTCAG GGCAATAGAACAGCGGGTCTCCCGACTGACTCAGAAAACTTCAACTGCCTTATGTCTGAATTGAAAACTGCCTTTGAAGAGAAATATTTGCTCACAGCTGCTACTGCTGGTGGCAAAAAACTTATCGATGAGT GTTATAACATGAAAGAACTATGTCAGATTGTTGACTGGGTGAACGTGATGGCATATGATTACCACAGTTCCGCAGATGGGGAGACAGGAGCCAACGCTCCTACTTGTGGTACCAATTCTTCTTGGGGTGCG GTCGAAACTATCAAGTATTACATCAATGAGCTGGAATGCCCTGCTGACAAGATTGTGTTGGGGATACCGTTCTATGGTCAGACCTTCACAATGGTTGACACTTCCCCAGCACAGTTTGGCGTACCGGTTTCTGGCCCTGGCACAGCAGGCACTTACACCAGCAATGCAGGCACTCTCGCATACTATGAG ATTTGCCTGCTGATAAAAAGCGGTTACAACTATGGCTACAGTCCAATAAATGACAGTTATGCATGGAGTGGCAATCAGTTCATCAGTTATGATAGCCCAACGGACATAATCAGAAAG TCTTGCCTTATAAATAAGTGGTTTAATCTAAAAGGAGCTATGTTTTGGACTTTGGACTACGATGACTTCAGTGATGCTTGTGGATGTGGAAGCTACCCCTTGTTGACTACTCTGAACCAAGAGCTGAGATGTCTAAATTCCTCAAGAATCCAATGTTACTGA
- the LOC124365822 gene encoding probable chitinase 10 isoform X3: protein MFNEDGFGNFTGISDCNHCCHPPCHACQNCRTDLCTYCLRACGKQEKSVVCYFTNWAWYRSGIAKFRPENITASLCTHIIYAFASLDETTLTIVPSDSWADIDNKFFELVTALKEYGLTVLIGIGGWNNSAGNRWSRLLSNSTARTAFVASVITFMKKYNFDGLDMDYEYPGCPQGNRTAGLPTDSENFNCLMSELKTAFEEKYLLTAATAGGKKLIDECYNMKELCQIVDWVNVMAYDYHSSADGETGANAPTCGTNSSWGAVETIKYYINELECPADKIVLGIPFYGQTFTMVDTSPAQFGVPVSGPGTAGTYTSNAGTLAYYEICLLIKSGYNYGYSPINDSYAWSGNQFISYDSPTDIIRKSCLINKWFNLKGAMFWTLDYDDFSDACGCGSYPLLTTLNQELRCLNSSRIQCY from the exons ATGTTCAATGAGGATGGGTTTGGAAATTTTACTGGCATCAGTGATTGTAACCATTGCTGTCACCCTCCCTGCCATGCTTGTCAGAACTGTCGCACAGATCTCTGCACATATTGTCTACGAGCAT GTGGTAAACAAGAAAAATCAGTAGTGTGCTATTTCACAAACTGGGCTTGGTATCGAAGTGGTATAGCGAAGTTTAGACCAGAAAATATAACTGCCTCCCTATGTACTCACATCATATACGCTTTTGCTTCCCTGGATGAGACAACTCTGACCATAGTTCCATCTGACTCTTGGGCAGATATTGACAATA AATTCTTTGAATTGGTAACTGCACTCAAAGAGTATGGACTGACAGTACTGATCGGTATTGGAGGATGGAACAACTCGGCAGGCAACAGGTGGAGTAGACTTCTCAGTAACTCCACAGCACGAACAGCTTTTGTTGCATCTGTCATCACTTTCATGAAGAAGTACAACTTTGATGGTCTGGACATGGATTATGAGTATCCTGGTTGCCCTCAG GGCAATAGAACAGCGGGTCTCCCGACTGACTCAGAAAACTTCAACTGCCTTATGTCTGAATTGAAAACTGCCTTTGAAGAGAAATATTTGCTCACAGCTGCTACTGCTGGTGGCAAAAAACTTATCGATGAGT GTTATAACATGAAAGAACTATGTCAGATTGTTGACTGGGTGAACGTGATGGCATATGATTACCACAGTTCCGCAGATGGGGAGACAGGAGCCAACGCTCCTACTTGTGGTACCAATTCTTCTTGGGGTGCG GTCGAAACTATCAAGTATTACATCAATGAGCTGGAATGCCCTGCTGACAAGATTGTGTTGGGGATACCGTTCTATGGTCAGACCTTCACAATGGTTGACACTTCCCCAGCACAGTTTGGCGTACCGGTTTCTGGCCCTGGCACAGCAGGCACTTACACCAGCAATGCAGGCACTCTCGCATACTATGAG ATTTGCCTGCTGATAAAAAGCGGTTACAACTATGGCTACAGTCCAATAAATGACAGTTATGCATGGAGTGGCAATCAGTTCATCAGTTATGATAGCCCAACGGACATAATCAGAAAG TCTTGCCTTATAAATAAGTGGTTTAATCTAAAAGGAGCTATGTTTTGGACTTTGGACTACGATGACTTCAGTGATGCTTGTGGATGTGGAAGCTACCCCTTGTTGACTACTCTGAACCAAGAGCTGAGATGTCTAAATTCCTCAAGAATCCAATGTTACTGA